In the Gammaproteobacteria bacterium genome, one interval contains:
- a CDS encoding FAD-dependent oxidoreductase has protein sequence MLKRLILLFILIAAVVAFFAFDLDRFLSLKALQAQRSSLVDFRDAQPLLSSFAFFGIYVLATALSLPGAAILTLAGGAVFGLWWGVLIASFASTIGATGAFLVSRYLLRGTVQQRYGKRLKTINAGVERDGAFYLFTLRLVPVFPFFLINLLFGLTPMKTRSFYWVSQVGMFAGTLVYVNAGTQIAQIESLSGILSPGLIGAFVLLGVFPLIARKISDAMRARRVYRGYRKPKTFDRNLIVIGAGSAGLVAVFIAAAVRAKVTLIERDRMGGDCLNTGCVPSKALIRSSRYAAQLKEGANYGFREVTGQVDFKAVMQRVHAVVREIEPHDSVERYTEMGVDCVRGEARIVDPWTVEVEGRRLTARDIVVATGAAPFVPPLPGLDAVPYLTSENLWDLEELPGRLIVLGGGPIGCELSQAFARLGSQVWQVEMAPQLMPREDEDVAERVRTRFEAEGVQVLTGTQALRVETGDESPVLVCEDGNGEKRLAFDRILVAVGRAARLSGFGLEELGVRSGRTLEVNEFLQTNFPNIYACGDVAGPYQFTHTASHMAWYTAVNSLFGPLLSLRGGKFKVDYSVIPWATFTEPEVAHVGLNEREAREQDVEYELTRYELSELDRAIAEGEKAGFVKVLTVPGKDRILGATIVGAQAGELIAEFVLAMRQGLGLNKLLSTIHIYPTLMEANKYAAGNWKRAHQPERALRWLERFHKWRRD, from the coding sequence ATGTTGAAGCGTCTGATCCTGCTGTTCATTCTGATCGCGGCCGTGGTCGCGTTCTTCGCCTTCGACCTGGATCGCTTTTTGTCCCTGAAGGCCTTGCAGGCACAGCGTTCATCGCTGGTGGACTTCCGCGATGCGCAGCCGCTGTTGTCCAGTTTTGCGTTCTTCGGCATCTATGTGCTGGCAACCGCGCTGTCGCTGCCGGGCGCGGCGATTCTGACCCTGGCCGGCGGTGCGGTGTTCGGTTTGTGGTGGGGTGTGCTGATCGCTTCGTTCGCGTCGACGATCGGCGCCACCGGGGCGTTTCTGGTGTCGCGTTATCTGTTGCGCGGCACGGTGCAGCAACGCTACGGCAAGCGGCTCAAGACCATCAACGCCGGCGTGGAGCGCGACGGGGCGTTCTACCTGTTCACGCTGCGCCTGGTGCCGGTGTTTCCGTTCTTTCTGATCAACCTGCTGTTCGGCCTGACGCCGATGAAGACCCGGAGCTTCTATTGGGTCAGCCAGGTCGGCATGTTCGCCGGCACCCTGGTCTACGTGAACGCGGGCACGCAGATCGCGCAGATCGAATCGCTGTCCGGGATTCTCTCGCCGGGCCTGATCGGTGCCTTCGTGTTGCTCGGCGTGTTTCCCTTGATCGCACGCAAGATCAGCGATGCGATGCGTGCCCGGCGCGTTTATCGCGGCTACCGCAAGCCCAAGACCTTCGACCGCAATCTGATCGTCATCGGTGCCGGTTCGGCAGGTTTGGTGGCGGTGTTCATCGCCGCCGCCGTGCGGGCGAAGGTGACGCTGATCGAACGCGACCGCATGGGCGGGGACTGCCTCAATACCGGCTGCGTGCCGTCCAAGGCGCTGATCCGCTCCTCACGTTATGCGGCGCAACTCAAGGAAGGGGCGAATTACGGGTTTCGCGAGGTTACTGGCCAGGTCGATTTCAAGGCCGTCATGCAGCGCGTGCACGCGGTGGTGCGCGAGATCGAGCCGCATGACTCGGTGGAACGCTATACCGAAATGGGCGTGGACTGCGTGCGCGGCGAAGCGCGCATCGTCGATCCGTGGACGGTCGAGGTCGAGGGGCGCCGGCTGACGGCCAGGGATATCGTGGTGGCGACCGGCGCCGCGCCGTTCGTGCCGCCGCTGCCGGGCCTGGACGCAGTGCCCTATCTCACGTCCGAAAACCTGTGGGATCTTGAGGAACTGCCCGGGCGCCTGATCGTGCTCGGCGGCGGCCCGATCGGCTGCGAGCTGTCGCAGGCCTTCGCGCGCCTGGGCTCGCAGGTGTGGCAGGTGGAAATGGCGCCGCAACTGATGCCGCGCGAGGACGAGGACGTGGCCGAGCGGGTGCGCACGCGCTTCGAGGCCGAGGGTGTGCAGGTGCTGACCGGCACCCAGGCGCTGCGTGTGGAAACCGGCGACGAGTCGCCGGTGCTGGTGTGCGAGGACGGCAACGGCGAAAAGCGCCTGGCGTTCGACCGAATTCTGGTGGCCGTCGGGCGGGCCGCGCGCCTCAGCGGTTTCGGCCTGGAGGAACTGGGCGTGCGCAGCGGACGCACCCTGGAGGTCAACGAATTCCTGCAGACCAATTTCCCCAACATCTATGCCTGCGGCGATGTCGCCGGACCTTACCAGTTCACCCACACCGCCTCGCACATGGCCTGGTACACGGCCGTGAACAGCCTGTTCGGACCGCTGCTGAGCCTGCGCGGCGGCAAGTTCAAGGTGGACTATTCGGTGATTCCCTGGGCCACGTTCACCGAGCCGGAAGTCGCCCACGTGGGGCTCAACGAGCGCGAGGCGCGCGAACAGGACGTCGAATACGAACTGACGCGCTATGAGTTGTCCGAACTCGACCGCGCCATCGCCGAGGGTGAAAAGGCCGGCTTCGTCAAGGTTCTCACGGTGCCGGGCAAGGACCGGATACTCGGCGCGACCATCGTCGGTGCACAGGCCGGCGAACTGATCGCCGAATTCGTGCTGGCGATGCGCCAGGGCCTGGGACTGAACAAGTTGCTGTCCACCATTCACATCTATCCCACGTTGATGGAAGCCAACAAGTACGCGGCCGGCAACTGGAAGCGCGCGCATCAGCCGGAACGGGCTCTGCGCTGGCTGGAGCGCTTCCACAAGTGGCGACGCGACTGA
- the carA gene encoding glutamine-hydrolyzing carbamoyl-phosphate synthase small subunit, which produces MPSLKPALLALADGSVFKGVSIGVTGQTVGEVVFNTAMTGYQEILTDASYLEQIVTLTYPHIGNVGSNDLDAESGRVQVAGLVLREVPRPHSNWRSTLDFSEYLKQQNVVAIAGIDTRRLTRILREKGAQNGCIVAGGRISESAALKKAQAWGGLKGKDLAQVASTDKAYVWDRGSWRLETNEDAESGDGRFHVVAYDFGVKTNILRMFVDRGCRVTVVPARTRAADVMRRKPDGVFLSNGPGDPEPCDYAIDAARYFIKKQIPLFGICLGHQILGLAAGGKTSKMKFGHHGANHPVQDLESGRVLITSQNHGFAVDEASLPETVTITHRSLFDGSNQGLALSNAPAFSFQGHPEASPGPHDVDYLFDRFIQLMEQHS; this is translated from the coding sequence ATGCCCTCGCTTAAACCGGCCTTACTCGCACTTGCCGATGGATCTGTTTTCAAAGGCGTTTCCATTGGTGTGACGGGGCAGACGGTTGGCGAAGTCGTGTTCAACACGGCGATGACCGGCTATCAGGAAATCCTCACCGACGCCTCGTACCTCGAACAGATCGTCACGCTGACCTATCCGCACATCGGCAACGTCGGCAGCAATGATCTGGACGCCGAATCGGGCCGTGTGCAGGTCGCCGGCCTGGTGCTGCGCGAAGTGCCGCGCCCGCACAGCAATTGGCGTTCGACCCTGGATTTCAGCGAATACCTGAAGCAGCAGAACGTGGTGGCGATCGCCGGGATCGACACGCGTCGGCTGACGCGCATCCTGCGCGAAAAGGGTGCCCAGAACGGCTGCATCGTCGCCGGCGGACGCATTTCCGAATCGGCGGCGCTGAAGAAGGCGCAGGCCTGGGGCGGTCTCAAGGGCAAGGATCTGGCACAGGTTGCCAGCACCGACAAGGCCTACGTCTGGGATCGCGGCTCGTGGCGCCTTGAAACCAACGAGGACGCCGAATCGGGTGACGGCCGTTTTCACGTCGTGGCCTACGATTTCGGCGTCAAGACCAACATCCTGCGGATGTTCGTGGATCGTGGCTGTCGCGTCACCGTGGTGCCTGCGAGGACCCGCGCTGCCGACGTGATGCGGCGCAAGCCGGACGGCGTGTTCCTGTCCAATGGTCCTGGCGATCCGGAGCCCTGCGACTACGCCATCGACGCCGCCCGCTATTTCATCAAGAAGCAGATTCCCCTGTTCGGCATCTGTCTCGGTCACCAGATCCTCGGCCTGGCCGCCGGCGGGAAGACCTCGAAGATGAAGTTCGGTCACCACGGCGCCAACCACCCGGTGCAGGATCTCGAATCCGGTCGCGTGCTGATCACCAGCCAGAATCACGGTTTCGCGGTCGACGAGGCGAGCCTGCCGGAAACTGTGACGATCACGCATCGTTCCTTGTTCGATGGCTCGAATCAGGGTCTGGCCCTGAGCAATGCGCCGGCCTTCAGCTTCCAGGGGCATCCCGAAGCCAGCCCAGGCCCGCACGATGTCGATTACCTGTTTGACCGTTTCATCCAGTTGATGGAGCAGCACTCGTGA
- the btuB gene encoding TonB-dependent vitamin B12 receptor — MQYRFKAASFALFIAGPVLAQAATAPDLSDNIELDPVTVTATRTDAVLSDSLAPVTVITRSEIERLQPQDVTELFAGLPGISITNNGGPGKATSIFMRGTESDHLLVLIDGIKVGSATSGGFAIQDLPVEQIERIEIVRGPRSSLYGSEAIGGVIQIFTRRGGSRDGQPVASFAVGGGSHDSLRGELGIRGDVGRGGWYAASLSGRDTDGINTRPSVGEPDKDGYENVAGSLRAGWRFDNGTDLSATYLRADSENEFDGSYQDFSDNRQQAFGADLRFSPLTVWKVSLHAGQSRDEADNYKADTYLSTFETRRSYYAWQNDLRLASTQLLSLGLDYQDDEVDSTTEYAVDSRDDTGGYLQYQGDFGRHELQASVRHDDNEQFGNNDTGSVAWGFHLLPSLRFNASYGTAFKAPSFNELYFPGYGNADLSPEKSRSAEIGLGGMIASIDWRLDAYRTELDDLIAYDAATFSPGNVDKAVIHGAELQLSTLLAGVRGRAYLSWMDPENRADGANHGNTLPRRAKRTARLDLDYDLGRASLGATVNATGKRYDDLANSTELGGYTTLMLRIGWQLLPSWRLQASASNVFDKDYETAASYAQEGATYYLTLRYTPAQ, encoded by the coding sequence ATGCAGTATCGATTCAAGGCAGCGAGCTTCGCGCTGTTCATCGCCGGTCCCGTACTGGCCCAGGCTGCCACCGCACCCGATCTGTCCGACAACATCGAACTCGACCCGGTGACGGTCACCGCTACACGAACCGATGCCGTGCTCAGCGATTCGCTGGCGCCGGTCACCGTCATCACCCGAAGCGAGATCGAACGCCTGCAGCCGCAGGACGTGACCGAGCTGTTCGCCGGCCTGCCGGGCATTTCCATCACCAACAACGGCGGCCCCGGCAAAGCCACCTCGATCTTCATGCGCGGCACCGAATCCGATCACCTGCTGGTGCTGATCGACGGCATCAAGGTCGGCTCCGCCACCTCCGGCGGCTTTGCGATCCAGGATCTGCCGGTCGAGCAGATCGAGCGCATCGAAATCGTGCGCGGCCCGCGCTCCAGCCTCTACGGCTCGGAGGCGATCGGCGGCGTCATTCAGATCTTCACGCGCCGCGGCGGTAGCCGCGATGGCCAGCCGGTCGCCAGTTTCGCCGTCGGCGGTGGCAGCCACGACAGCCTGCGCGGCGAACTCGGCATACGCGGCGACGTCGGCCGCGGCGGCTGGTATGCCGCCAGCCTCTCCGGCCGCGACACCGACGGCATCAACACCCGCCCCAGCGTCGGCGAACCGGACAAGGACGGCTACGAGAACGTCGCGGGCTCGCTGCGCGCCGGCTGGCGCTTCGACAACGGCACCGACCTCTCCGCCACCTATCTGCGCGCCGACAGCGAAAATGAATTCGACGGCAGCTATCAGGATTTCTCGGACAATCGCCAACAGGCCTTCGGTGCGGACCTGCGCTTTTCGCCGCTGACGGTCTGGAAAGTCTCGCTGCACGCCGGCCAGAGCCGTGACGAAGCCGACAACTACAAGGCCGACACCTACCTCAGCACCTTCGAAACCCGGCGCAGCTACTACGCCTGGCAGAACGATCTGCGTCTGGCGAGCACCCAGCTGCTGAGCCTGGGCCTGGACTACCAGGACGACGAAGTCGACAGCACCACCGAATACGCCGTGGATTCGCGCGACGACACCGGCGGCTATCTCCAGTACCAGGGCGATTTCGGCCGTCACGAGCTGCAGGCCAGCGTGCGCCACGACGACAACGAGCAATTCGGCAACAACGACACCGGTTCCGTCGCCTGGGGCTTTCACCTGCTGCCGTCGCTGCGCTTCAATGCCAGCTACGGCACCGCCTTCAAGGCGCCGAGCTTCAACGAACTGTATTTCCCCGGCTACGGCAATGCCGACCTCTCGCCGGAAAAATCCAGGAGTGCCGAAATCGGCTTGGGCGGCATGATCGCCAGCATCGACTGGCGGCTCGATGCCTACCGCACCGAGCTGGACGATCTGATCGCCTACGACGCCGCCACGTTCTCGCCCGGCAACGTCGACAAGGCCGTGATCCACGGCGCCGAACTGCAGCTCAGCACGCTGCTGGCCGGCGTGCGCGGCCGCGCCTACCTGAGCTGGATGGACCCGGAAAACCGCGCAGACGGCGCCAATCACGGCAACACCCTGCCGCGCCGCGCCAAACGGACCGCGCGCCTGGACCTGGACTACGACCTCGGTCGCGCCAGCCTCGGCGCCACCGTCAACGCCACCGGCAAGCGCTACGACGACCTCGCCAACAGCACCGAACTCGGCGGCTATACCACCCTGATGCTGCGCATCGGCTGGCAGTTATTGCCGAGCTGGCGGCTGCAGGCCTCCGCCAGCAACGTGTTCGACAAGGACTACGAAACCGCCGCCAGCTACGCCCAGGAAGGCGCCACCTACTACCTGACGCTGCGCTACACGCCGGCGCAGTAG
- the cobO gene encoding cob(I)yrinic acid a,c-diamide adenosyltransferase, whose amino-acid sequence MSEDTLETRHRARMQRKKSVVDERINAAQTERGVLLVLTGNGKGKSSSAFGMVARSLGHGLRVGVLQFIKGRFSTGEEAFFRRFDEVEYHVMGEGYTWETQDRERDTRAARAAWEIACDMLRRPELDLVVLDELCIALKYRYLDVDEVVAALQARPPRQHAVVTGRAAPPALIEAADTVTEMQVVKHAFQSGIRAQKGVEL is encoded by the coding sequence ATGAGCGAAGACACGCTGGAGACGCGCCACCGTGCGCGCATGCAGCGCAAGAAGTCGGTGGTGGATGAACGCATCAATGCCGCGCAGACCGAGCGCGGCGTGCTGCTGGTGCTCACCGGCAACGGCAAGGGCAAGAGCTCCTCGGCCTTCGGCATGGTCGCGCGCAGCCTCGGCCACGGCCTGCGTGTCGGCGTGCTGCAGTTCATCAAGGGCCGCTTCTCCACCGGCGAGGAAGCCTTCTTCCGCCGATTCGACGAGGTCGAATACCATGTCATGGGCGAGGGCTACACTTGGGAAACGCAGGACCGCGAGCGCGACACGCGCGCCGCCCGCGCCGCCTGGGAGATCGCCTGCGACATGTTGCGGCGGCCGGAACTCGATCTGGTCGTACTCGATGAACTGTGCATCGCGCTCAAATACCGCTATCTCGACGTCGACGAAGTCGTGGCGGCCTTGCAGGCGCGCCCGCCGCGCCAGCACGCCGTGGTCACCGGCCGCGCGGCACCGCCGGCGCTGATCGAGGCGGCCGATACCGTCACCGAAATGCAGGTCGTCAAGCACGCCTTCCAGTCCGGGATACGCGCGCAGAAAGGCGTGGAACTGTAA
- the cobD gene encoding threonine-phosphate decarboxylase CobD: MLEHGGRLQVAAREFGIPVESWLDLSTGISPHSWAVERAFDIPAQSWSRLPEDEDGLAEAAQDYYGAAALPVAGSQAAIQALPSLRAPCHVAVLAPTYAEHEQAWRSSGHTVGTVTLGELEARIDNFDVLVVVNPNNPDGRYIEPSRLLDWHAQLSARGGWLIVDEAFVDATPERSVVCPNMPEGLIVLRSLGKFFGLAGARVGFALAALPLRTALAEALGPWTLSGPSRILAGAALRDRPWQQEQRQRLDRDRARLRNLLGQFGLVAAGGTALFQWVPTGDADAVALALGRAGILVRRFEGLGLRFGLQGLDADWRRLGLELAELRRAVA, from the coding sequence ATGCTTGAGCACGGCGGACGCCTGCAGGTGGCGGCGCGCGAATTCGGCATTCCGGTCGAATCCTGGCTCGATCTTTCCACTGGCATTTCGCCGCATAGCTGGGCCGTGGAACGTGCCTTCGACATTCCGGCGCAAAGCTGGTCGCGACTGCCCGAAGACGAAGACGGACTCGCCGAGGCCGCGCAGGACTACTACGGCGCCGCCGCCCTGCCGGTCGCCGGCTCGCAGGCCGCGATTCAGGCGCTGCCCAGTCTGCGTGCACCGTGCCATGTCGCCGTGCTGGCCCCGACCTACGCCGAGCACGAACAAGCCTGGCGAAGTTCCGGCCACACGGTCGGGACCGTGACGCTCGGAGAACTTGAGGCACGCATCGACAACTTCGACGTCCTCGTCGTCGTCAATCCCAATAACCCGGATGGTCGTTACATCGAACCTTCGCGACTGCTGGACTGGCATGCGCAACTGAGCGCGCGCGGCGGTTGGCTGATTGTCGACGAGGCCTTTGTCGACGCCACACCGGAACGCAGTGTGGTGTGCCCGAACATGCCGGAGGGACTGATCGTGCTGCGTTCGCTGGGCAAGTTCTTCGGGCTTGCCGGCGCGCGCGTGGGCTTCGCGCTGGCGGCGCTCCCTCTGCGCACGGCATTGGCGGAAGCGCTAGGCCCATGGACACTCAGCGGGCCGTCGCGAATCCTGGCAGGCGCAGCATTGCGTGATCGGCCGTGGCAACAAGAGCAGCGTCAGCGGCTGGATCGGGACCGCGCGCGCTTGCGGAATTTGTTGGGTCAATTCGGGCTTGTAGCCGCTGGCGGCACGGCGCTGTTTCAGTGGGTGCCGACGGGCGATGCGGATGCAGTCGCGCTGGCCCTGGGGCGTGCAGGAATACTGGTGCGGCGGTTTGAAGGGCTTGGCTTGCGGTTTGGGCTGCAGGGATTGGACGCTGACTGGCGGCGGTTGGGTTTGGAGTTGGCGGAGTTACGGAGGGCGGTGGCTTGA
- the cbiB gene encoding adenosylcobinamide-phosphate synthase CbiB, whose translation MSLALSMSLAVLVDALLGEPRRWHPLVGFGRYAQVLERKLARPQAGGREQILRGALAAVLAIAPATIACFALRMSFAGVAYIGLAFDVTVLWLALGQRSLRDHALAVRNTLQRDDLNGARSAVGRIVSRDCTQLDANGVSRATVESVLENGSDAVFGALFWFAVAGSPGVIAYRLCNTLDAMWGYRTPRHRYFGRCAARLDDLMNLVPARLTALSYALLGRTGTALRCWHSQARHWESPNAGPVMAAGAGALAVQLGGAARYHGELRSRPMLGIGAIPQVGDIDRSLRLVHGSTILWLLCIGLASLALRHA comes from the coding sequence ATGAGTCTGGCGCTGAGCATGAGCCTGGCGGTGCTCGTGGATGCGCTGTTGGGTGAACCGCGACGCTGGCATCCGCTGGTCGGATTCGGGCGTTATGCACAAGTATTGGAGCGCAAACTGGCACGACCGCAGGCCGGCGGCCGTGAGCAGATTCTTCGCGGCGCGCTGGCGGCCGTGCTGGCCATCGCCCCGGCGACCATCGCCTGTTTCGCGCTGCGCATGAGCTTCGCAGGCGTCGCCTACATTGGCCTGGCCTTTGACGTCACGGTTCTTTGGCTGGCACTGGGCCAACGCAGCCTGCGCGACCATGCGCTGGCCGTCCGCAACACCCTGCAGCGCGACGATCTGAACGGCGCTCGCAGCGCCGTCGGCCGTATCGTCAGCCGCGACTGCACGCAACTCGACGCCAACGGCGTATCGCGCGCCACCGTCGAATCCGTGCTCGAAAACGGTAGCGACGCCGTGTTCGGCGCCTTGTTCTGGTTTGCCGTCGCCGGCAGCCCCGGCGTGATCGCCTACCGCCTGTGCAACACACTGGACGCGATGTGGGGCTATCGCACACCGCGACATCGGTATTTCGGACGCTGCGCCGCGCGGCTCGATGATCTGATGAACCTCGTCCCGGCACGGCTCACGGCGCTGAGCTATGCGCTGCTGGGCCGCACCGGCACGGCGCTGCGCTGCTGGCATAGCCAGGCGCGGCATTGGGAGTCGCCCAACGCCGGCCCGGTCATGGCCGCCGGCGCCGGAGCCCTCGCCGTACAGCTCGGCGGTGCCGCGCGCTATCACGGCGAACTGCGTTCGCGTCCCATGCTCGGCATCGGTGCGATCCCGCAAGTCGGCGACATCGACCGCAGCCTGCGCCTGGTGCACGGCAGCACGATCCTGTGGCTGCTGTGCATCGGCCTCGCCTCGTTGGCTCTACGTCATGCTTGA
- a CDS encoding cobyrinate a,c-diamide synthase, with product MPACRALLISAPASGQGKTTVTVALARRARRQGLRVRVFKTGPDFIDPMILQQASGATVHQLDLWMCGETQCRRLLFEAANEADLLLIEGVMGLYDGKPSSADLAQRFGIPILAVIDGSAMAQTFGALATGLARYRDHLPFHGVLANRVGSARHTEMLRDSLPPALHFLGALPRSAEFALPERHLGLTQADEIQDLDARLNRVADALGEHIAFDAIQPVEFQPEPAPALTPQLAGRRIAIARDAAFSFVYAANLDTLRALGAVLRFFSPLADSKLPEADAVYLPGGYPELHAADIAANTGMRESLVRFNAAGKPIVAECGGMMSLFETLSDGDGQTHRMFGLLPGASAMQSRLQALGLQAVDLGDGELRGHSFHYSSLDTPLNPIARAHNPNGRHSEEAVYRRGRLTASYVHLYFASNPDACAALFA from the coding sequence ATGCCTGCCTGCCGCGCCCTGCTGATATCCGCCCCGGCGTCCGGCCAGGGCAAGACCACCGTCACCGTCGCGCTGGCGCGCCGCGCGCGGCGGCAGGGTCTGCGCGTGCGCGTGTTCAAGACCGGGCCGGACTTCATCGACCCGATGATTCTGCAACAGGCCAGCGGCGCCACCGTGCATCAGCTGGACCTGTGGATGTGCGGCGAAACGCAATGCCGCCGTCTGTTGTTCGAAGCCGCCAACGAGGCCGATCTGCTGCTGATCGAAGGCGTGATGGGCCTATACGACGGCAAGCCGTCGAGCGCGGATCTGGCTCAGCGCTTCGGAATTCCAATACTCGCGGTGATCGACGGCTCCGCCATGGCGCAGACCTTCGGCGCGCTGGCCACGGGGCTGGCGCGCTACCGCGACCATCTGCCGTTTCACGGTGTGCTGGCGAATCGCGTGGGCAGCGCCAGACACACCGAAATGCTGCGCGACAGCCTGCCGCCGGCGCTGCATTTCCTCGGCGCCCTGCCGCGTTCCGCCGAATTCGCCCTGCCGGAACGGCATCTGGGCCTGACTCAGGCCGATGAAATCCAGGATCTCGATGCACGCCTGAACCGCGTCGCGGACGCCCTCGGCGAGCACATCGCCTTCGATGCGATCCAGCCCGTCGAATTCCAGCCTGAGCCCGCGCCGGCGCTCACGCCGCAGTTGGCCGGGCGCCGCATCGCCATCGCCCGCGACGCCGCGTTCTCGTTTGTCTACGCCGCCAATCTGGACACGCTGCGCGCGCTGGGCGCCGTGCTGCGGTTCTTCTCGCCACTGGCGGACAGCAAGCTGCCCGAAGCGGATGCCGTCTACCTTCCGGGCGGCTACCCGGAACTGCACGCCGCCGACATTGCCGCCAATACCGGAATGCGCGAATCCCTGGTTCGCTTCAATGCTGCCGGCAAGCCCATCGTCGCCGAATGCGGCGGCATGATGAGCCTGTTCGAAACCCTGAGCGATGGCGACGGACAGACGCATCGCATGTTCGGCCTGCTGCCGGGCGCCAGCGCCATGCAGTCGCGGCTGCAGGCGCTGGGCCTGCAGGCCGTGGACCTCGGTGACGGCGAACTGCGCGGCCACAGCTTCCACTATTCCAGCCTGGACACGCCGCTGAATCCGATCGCGCGTGCGCACAATCCCAACGGCCGCCATTCCGAAGAAGCCGTCTACCGACGCGGCCGGCTCACGGCCTCTTACGTCCATCTGTACTTCGCCTCCAACCCGGACGCCTGCGCGGCGCTGTTCGCATGA